A region from the Microbacterium lacus genome encodes:
- a CDS encoding S9 family peptidase codes for MPSTPFRSLEDYIALPRVEALALSPDGTRAVLTVATLKKDGTAYERSLWTVPTDGAGSPARLTRSAKGESSASFTADGDILFVSARADSEADEDDDSAQLWLLPATVGEARPVTRLAGGVGSIAAVAQDASRVVLSAELLPGGESLEAEAKLRALRKKKKVSAILHESYPVRFWDHDLGPAEPHLLALDLSALADTVAAVPAESDDRAPGDAVDEDGDAGTPYPATLPRPADLTPAPGRSADIAGAALTPDGTTLIAALRIPETRDGRFALAAIDVATGERTWLFDEPGVDFEAPTVSHDGRTLAYLRSVRSTPAGPTDIEVWVSDIDGGNARRIATEWDRWASSLVFAADDAVLIATADSDGRGPVFRLPLDGGAAEQLTQDDFTYTHVAVDRASGGLVALRSNWVAPAHPVRIAPDGSVTPLVTPAVLPVAPGSITEVDTTAEDGARVRGWLLLPEGASEDAPAPLLLWIHGGPLNSWNAWSWRWAPLLAVARGYAVLLPDPALSTGYGLEFIARGWNSWGGKPYTDLMSITDAVVARPDIDESKTAAMGGSFGGYMANWIAGHTDRFRAIVTHASLWALDQFSGTTDSSDYWQRIFTPEAMIENSPHRFVDGIRTPLLVIHGDRDYRVPIGESLRLWSELAEHHAQPDGSTVHKFLFYPDENHWVLKPQHAVVWYETVFAFLDQHVHGADWRRPELLG; via the coding sequence ATGCCATCGACTCCCTTCCGCTCACTCGAGGACTACATCGCCCTGCCCCGCGTGGAGGCGCTCGCGCTGTCACCGGACGGCACCCGTGCCGTGCTCACGGTCGCCACGCTCAAGAAGGACGGCACCGCGTACGAGCGATCCCTGTGGACGGTCCCGACGGACGGAGCGGGGTCGCCGGCGCGACTGACGCGCTCGGCCAAGGGCGAGTCCAGCGCCTCCTTCACGGCCGACGGCGACATCCTGTTCGTGTCCGCCCGCGCCGACAGCGAGGCCGACGAGGACGACGACTCGGCCCAGCTCTGGCTGCTGCCGGCGACCGTCGGCGAGGCTCGTCCGGTGACCCGGCTCGCGGGAGGCGTCGGGTCGATCGCGGCGGTGGCACAGGACGCCTCCCGCGTCGTGCTGAGCGCCGAGCTGCTGCCCGGCGGTGAGAGCCTGGAGGCGGAGGCGAAGCTGCGGGCGCTCCGCAAGAAGAAGAAGGTCTCCGCGATCCTGCACGAGTCCTACCCGGTGCGCTTCTGGGATCACGACCTCGGTCCCGCCGAGCCGCACCTGCTCGCCCTCGACCTCTCCGCACTCGCCGACACGGTGGCTGCTGTTCCCGCCGAGTCCGATGATCGCGCGCCCGGTGACGCGGTCGACGAGGACGGGGATGCCGGCACGCCCTATCCGGCGACGCTGCCGCGCCCGGCCGACCTGACTCCCGCCCCGGGTCGCAGCGCCGACATCGCCGGTGCCGCCCTCACCCCGGACGGCACGACTCTGATCGCCGCGCTGCGCATCCCCGAGACCCGCGACGGACGGTTCGCCCTCGCCGCGATCGACGTGGCCACGGGTGAGCGCACGTGGCTGTTCGACGAGCCGGGGGTCGACTTCGAGGCGCCGACCGTCAGTCACGACGGGCGGACGCTCGCCTACCTGCGCTCTGTCCGGAGCACCCCCGCGGGGCCCACCGACATCGAGGTCTGGGTGTCGGACATCGACGGCGGCAACGCCCGTCGCATCGCGACCGAGTGGGATCGCTGGGCCTCGAGCCTCGTGTTCGCCGCGGACGACGCCGTGCTGATCGCCACGGCGGATTCCGACGGTCGGGGTCCCGTCTTCCGGCTGCCCCTGGACGGCGGCGCGGCAGAGCAGCTCACCCAGGACGACTTCACGTACACGCACGTCGCTGTGGATCGCGCGTCGGGCGGGCTCGTCGCGCTGCGCTCGAACTGGGTCGCGCCCGCCCACCCGGTCCGCATCGCGCCCGACGGCTCGGTGACGCCGCTCGTCACGCCCGCCGTCCTGCCCGTCGCTCCCGGGTCGATCACCGAGGTCGACACGACCGCCGAGGACGGCGCGCGCGTGCGCGGCTGGCTGCTGCTGCCCGAGGGCGCCTCCGAGGATGCGCCCGCCCCGCTGCTGCTGTGGATCCACGGCGGACCGCTGAACAGCTGGAACGCCTGGAGCTGGCGCTGGGCGCCGCTCCTCGCGGTCGCCCGCGGGTATGCCGTTCTGCTGCCCGACCCCGCCCTGTCGACCGGATACGGGCTGGAGTTCATCGCCCGCGGCTGGAACAGCTGGGGCGGCAAGCCCTACACCGACCTCATGTCGATCACGGATGCCGTCGTCGCCCGCCCCGACATCGACGAGTCCAAGACCGCGGCGATGGGGGGCTCGTTCGGCGGCTACATGGCGAACTGGATCGCCGGGCACACCGACCGCTTCCGCGCGATCGTGACCCACGCGAGCCTGTGGGCGCTGGACCAATTCAGCGGCACGACCGACAGCTCCGACTACTGGCAGCGCATCTTCACGCCCGAAGCGATGATCGAGAACTCCCCGCACCGCTTCGTGGACGGCATCCGCACGCCCCTGCTCGTGATCCACGGAGACCGGGACTACCGGGTGCCGATCGGCGAGAGCCTGCGGCTGTGGTCCGAGCTCGCCGAGCACCACGCGCAGCCCGACGGCTCGACCGTGCACAAGTTCCTGTTCTACCCGGACGAGAACCACTGGGTGCTGAAACCGCAGCACGCCGTGGTCTGGTACGAGACGGTGTTCGCGTTCCTGGACCAGCACGTGCACGGCGCCGACTGGCGCCGCCCCGAGCTCCTGGGCTGA
- a CDS encoding trans-sulfuration enzyme family protein, producing the protein MDPRHHRLDTRAVHGGMQGLRESGAHVPPIDFSTTYPLPDVDTGGLAYEELATGHDLGPGRSAVYQRLWQPGVARFEDALADLEHTEGAVAFASGMAALAACLIATATAGKPHIVAVRPLYGGTDHVLENGLLATTVTWAHVEEIASAITPQTGLVIVETPANPTLELVDLAEVVAAAGDVPVLVDNTFATPVLQQPARHGATLVLHSATKYLGGHGDVMGGVVATNEEWVRRLRQVRALTGGLLHPMAAYLLHRGLRTLPLRVRAQQRTAGMLAERISAHPAVARVFYPGLAGQDPAGLLGRQLDGPGSIIALELAGGYDAAARFTESCELIEHAVSLGGIDSLVQHPASLTHRPVAGEAKPGAGVVRLSIGLEDVDDLTDDLLVALAAADALSDAAPELTRTPTPA; encoded by the coding sequence ATGGATCCCCGTCACCATCGCCTCGACACCCGCGCCGTCCACGGCGGGATGCAGGGCCTGCGCGAAAGCGGCGCTCACGTCCCGCCCATCGACTTCTCGACCACGTACCCGTTGCCCGATGTCGATACCGGCGGGCTCGCGTACGAAGAGCTCGCAACCGGGCACGACCTCGGCCCGGGTCGCAGCGCGGTGTATCAGCGGCTGTGGCAGCCCGGGGTCGCGCGGTTCGAGGACGCGCTCGCCGACCTCGAGCACACCGAAGGTGCCGTCGCCTTCGCGAGCGGCATGGCGGCTTTGGCTGCCTGCCTGATCGCGACCGCGACCGCGGGAAAGCCCCACATCGTCGCGGTCCGACCGCTCTACGGCGGCACCGATCACGTGCTCGAGAACGGCCTGCTCGCCACGACCGTGACCTGGGCGCACGTCGAGGAGATCGCGTCGGCCATCACGCCGCAGACGGGCCTCGTCATCGTGGAGACCCCGGCCAACCCCACGCTCGAGCTCGTCGACCTCGCCGAGGTGGTCGCCGCCGCCGGTGATGTTCCGGTGCTCGTGGACAACACGTTCGCGACGCCGGTTCTGCAGCAGCCGGCGCGCCACGGTGCGACCCTCGTCCTGCACAGCGCGACGAAGTATCTCGGTGGCCACGGCGACGTCATGGGCGGCGTCGTCGCGACAAACGAGGAGTGGGTGCGGCGGCTGCGTCAGGTGCGCGCCCTGACCGGGGGACTCCTGCATCCGATGGCCGCCTACCTCCTGCACCGAGGGCTGCGCACCCTGCCCCTGCGCGTGCGCGCGCAGCAGCGGACCGCCGGGATGCTCGCGGAGCGCATCAGCGCGCATCCTGCCGTCGCTCGTGTCTTCTATCCGGGGCTTGCGGGTCAGGATCCCGCGGGGCTCCTCGGCCGGCAGCTCGACGGACCCGGCTCGATCATCGCGCTCGAACTCGCCGGCGGATACGACGCGGCGGCGCGGTTCACCGAGTCGTGCGAGCTGATCGAGCACGCGGTCTCGCTCGGCGGCATCGACTCGCTCGTGCAGCATCCGGCGTCGCTCACGCACCGCCCCGTCGCGGGGGAGGCGAAGCCGGGCGCGGGGGTCGTGCGCCTGTCGATCGGTCTCGAGGACGTCGATGACCTCACGGATGACCTGCTCGTCGCGCTCGCCGCTGCGGACGCGCTGTCGGATGCCGCACCCGAGCTGACCCGCACGCCCACCCCGGCCTGA
- a CDS encoding Lrp/AsnC family transcriptional regulator, translating to MAQVLELDRTDRALLRALTANARASGASLASTLGIAESTVSLRLRRLQTSGVIRRYRVDLNPLALGATVQALIAIRLVKHAREEIEAFRRAAPSLPGVLSLFHMAGADDFLLHVMARDAAELREFVLAHLTGHPAVAHTETNLIFEHADGDGWEQLIR from the coding sequence ATGGCGCAGGTCCTTGAACTCGACCGGACGGACCGCGCGCTGTTGCGGGCCCTGACCGCGAACGCCCGCGCGTCGGGGGCATCGCTCGCCTCGACTCTGGGCATCGCGGAGTCGACGGTGTCGCTGCGCCTGCGCCGGCTCCAGACCAGCGGCGTGATCCGTCGCTATCGGGTCGATCTCAACCCGCTCGCGCTGGGTGCGACCGTGCAGGCCCTCATCGCGATCCGGCTCGTCAAGCACGCGCGCGAAGAGATCGAGGCCTTCCGGCGTGCCGCGCCGAGCCTGCCCGGCGTGCTGAGCCTGTTCCACATGGCGGGCGCGGACGACTTCCTGCTGCACGTCATGGCGCGCGACGCCGCTGAGCTGCGCGAGTTCGTCCTCGCACACCTCACCGGACACCCGGCGGTGGCCCACACCGAGACGAACCTGATCTTCGAGCACGCCGACGGCGACGGGTGGGAGCAGCTGATCCGCTGA
- a CDS encoding class I SAM-dependent methyltransferase, giving the protein MSQDDDPTADEFAERLFASALGMAETLSVYVGDRLGWYRTLAESGPRTPVELAERTGTDARYCREWLEHQAVSGILAVQSTPDAAPDERRYALAPGPAEVLTDERSLSYLAPLARMFAAAGPTLPDLLQAYRTGEGVSWEQLGPDAREAQADMNRPWFDRLPDALGRVDGIRSLLKRPGARVADVGSGAGWSSIALALAHPGLQVDGFDVDDPSIETARRNALQAGVAERVRFHNADADGLSGFGPFDAAFAFECLHDMPRPVDVLRSMRLAVRDGGPIVIMDEAVAETFTAPGDDIERIMYGFSLFVCLPDSMSHRPTVATGTVMRPATLQKYAREAGFRDVEVLPVGEFGFFRFYSLVP; this is encoded by the coding sequence GTGAGCCAGGACGATGACCCCACCGCAGACGAGTTCGCGGAGCGCCTTTTCGCCTCTGCCCTCGGCATGGCCGAGACACTCTCCGTCTACGTCGGCGACCGGCTCGGCTGGTATCGCACCCTCGCCGAGTCGGGCCCCCGCACGCCGGTCGAGCTCGCCGAACGCACCGGTACCGACGCTCGCTACTGCCGCGAGTGGCTCGAGCATCAGGCCGTGTCGGGCATCCTCGCGGTGCAGTCGACTCCGGATGCCGCTCCTGACGAGCGGCGGTACGCCTTGGCTCCGGGCCCGGCCGAAGTACTCACGGACGAGCGAAGCCTGAGCTATCTCGCCCCCCTCGCGCGGATGTTCGCCGCCGCCGGACCGACGCTCCCCGATCTCCTGCAGGCCTACCGGACCGGGGAGGGTGTGAGCTGGGAGCAGCTCGGCCCGGACGCCCGCGAGGCCCAGGCCGACATGAACCGGCCGTGGTTCGATCGCCTCCCCGATGCGCTCGGCCGTGTGGACGGCATCCGCTCCCTGCTAAAGCGACCCGGCGCGCGCGTCGCCGATGTCGGCAGCGGCGCCGGCTGGTCCTCGATCGCGCTCGCACTCGCACATCCCGGATTGCAGGTCGACGGGTTCGACGTCGACGACCCGTCGATCGAGACCGCTCGTCGCAACGCCCTGCAGGCCGGGGTCGCCGAACGCGTGCGCTTCCACAACGCCGACGCCGACGGCCTGTCAGGGTTCGGGCCGTTCGATGCCGCTTTCGCTTTCGAATGCCTGCACGACATGCCGAGGCCCGTCGATGTGCTCCGTTCGATGCGTCTGGCGGTGCGCGACGGAGGTCCGATCGTGATCATGGATGAAGCGGTCGCAGAGACTTTCACCGCTCCGGGCGATGACATCGAGCGCATCATGTACGGCTTCAGCCTGTTCGTGTGCCTGCCCGACAGCATGTCGCACCGGCCGACCGTCGCCACCGGCACGGTCATGCGCCCGGCGACACTGCAGAAATATGCGCGCGAGGCCGGATTCCGCGACGTGGAGGTCCTGCCGGTCGGCGAGTTCGGCTTCTTCCGCTTCTACTCGCTCGTTCCGTGA
- a CDS encoding TetR/AcrR family transcriptional regulator, protein MSSTSAKPRTRKSPAERSAEILAAATELAREQGLSALTLRAVAERAGVASGLIAHYQPSMDELVARVYTDLVDAEIREVEIEIGAVASPAERMAALLETLLDGTREDITVVWAEAWALGRRNPALADAVRAQMDAWHRMVAALIEEGRAAGDFTADAADAAWQLLGMIDGLNAQSLARGVEAEGSAAKMARAAEILLGAAPGSIRAR, encoded by the coding sequence ATGTCAAGCACTTCGGCGAAACCCCGCACGCGCAAGTCGCCCGCCGAGCGATCGGCCGAGATCCTCGCCGCCGCGACCGAACTCGCGCGGGAGCAGGGCCTCAGCGCGCTGACGCTCCGCGCCGTGGCGGAGCGTGCGGGGGTGGCGTCCGGTCTGATCGCGCACTACCAGCCCTCGATGGACGAGCTCGTCGCGCGCGTCTACACGGATCTCGTCGACGCGGAGATCCGTGAGGTCGAGATCGAGATCGGTGCTGTGGCGAGCCCGGCGGAGCGCATGGCGGCGCTGCTGGAGACCCTGCTGGACGGCACGCGTGAGGACATCACGGTCGTGTGGGCCGAGGCGTGGGCGCTGGGGCGGCGCAACCCCGCGCTGGCGGACGCGGTGCGCGCGCAGATGGACGCGTGGCACCGGATGGTGGCCGCGCTCATCGAGGAAGGCCGGGCTGCGGGCGACTTCACCGCCGACGCCGCGGATGCCGCGTGGCAGCTCCTCGGCATGATCGACGGCCTGAACGCGCAGTCCCTGGCTCGCGGTGTCGAGGCCGAGGGGTCGGCCGCCAAGATGGCGCGGGCGGCGGAGATCCTGCTCGGGGCTGCGCCCGGTTCGATCAGGGCGCGCTGA
- a CDS encoding purine-cytosine permease family protein gives MSITARTGDVAGHIETRGIDCIPDAERHGRPRSLFGIWAAANVLYLNFVFGGILMLLGLGLWESLALCVLGNLWWFVIGWIAVSGPAAGTPSVMIMRAMFGVRGNALFGSGLGVLIGLFYIVLNLAFTTLASQALLASVGVVVPDSLAVLLLVAVSALSLIVSVFGHATIEKLSGYLSVAVGLCFAAVAVFVIGATDWSYTPEALPASENIALLLLGFTIVASGPLSWGTSADYSRYLPRATSRGAIVLWTAFGGFVPSVLISAMGVLAATAIDMTDPQTAIAEIIPAWLYPVSLLAIIVGTLANNVLCSYSTGLYAQAFVPRIRRAVSVVIVGVVAAVLACYLLWGAPRFLDTLSYAIEIAVAVMGPLVAIYAIDIVLRRGRYDGVALNDTSRRSPFWYTGGWFAPGTIAMVLATTVAVLMVNTTLYTGPISAALGGADLSSIAGPALAASVYALLWRTMRPYSDPAARPGAADPAAAFSPGAPAHPERHNESIADREPVRSTR, from the coding sequence ATGAGCATCACCGCGCGGACCGGCGACGTCGCCGGTCACATCGAGACCCGCGGCATCGACTGCATCCCGGATGCCGAGCGCCACGGCCGGCCCCGCTCGCTGTTCGGAATCTGGGCGGCGGCGAACGTGCTGTACCTCAACTTCGTGTTCGGCGGCATCCTCATGCTGCTCGGACTCGGCCTGTGGGAGTCCCTCGCCCTGTGCGTGCTGGGCAACCTGTGGTGGTTCGTGATCGGCTGGATCGCCGTCAGCGGTCCGGCCGCCGGCACCCCGAGCGTCATGATCATGCGCGCGATGTTCGGCGTGCGCGGCAACGCGCTGTTCGGATCGGGACTCGGCGTCCTGATCGGTCTGTTCTACATCGTGCTGAACCTGGCGTTCACGACGCTCGCCAGCCAGGCGCTGCTCGCGAGCGTCGGCGTGGTCGTGCCCGACTCCCTCGCCGTGCTGCTGCTGGTCGCCGTGTCGGCGCTGAGTCTGATCGTCAGCGTCTTCGGGCACGCCACGATCGAGAAGCTCAGCGGGTACCTCTCCGTCGCAGTCGGCCTGTGCTTCGCCGCGGTCGCCGTGTTCGTGATCGGCGCGACCGACTGGTCGTACACCCCGGAAGCGCTGCCCGCCTCGGAGAACATCGCGCTCCTGCTGCTCGGTTTCACGATCGTGGCGTCCGGCCCGCTGTCCTGGGGCACGAGCGCCGACTACTCGCGATATCTCCCCCGCGCCACGTCGCGCGGCGCGATCGTGCTCTGGACCGCGTTCGGCGGGTTCGTGCCCTCGGTCCTGATCTCCGCGATGGGCGTGCTCGCCGCGACCGCGATCGACATGACCGACCCGCAGACGGCGATCGCCGAGATCATCCCGGCCTGGCTCTACCCCGTGTCCCTCCTCGCGATCATCGTCGGCACGCTCGCGAACAACGTCCTGTGCTCGTACTCGACCGGACTGTACGCGCAGGCGTTCGTCCCCCGGATCCGCCGAGCCGTCTCGGTCGTCATCGTCGGCGTGGTCGCCGCAGTGCTCGCCTGCTACCTGCTGTGGGGCGCACCGCGGTTCCTGGACACCCTGAGCTACGCGATCGAGATCGCCGTCGCCGTCATGGGGCCGCTCGTGGCGATCTACGCGATCGACATCGTGCTGCGTCGTGGACGCTACGACGGCGTGGCGCTCAACGACACGAGCCGCCGCAGCCCGTTCTGGTACACGGGCGGCTGGTTCGCCCCTGGCACGATCGCCATGGTGCTCGCGACCACGGTGGCGGTGCTCATGGTCAACACGACGCTGTACACCGGACCGATCTCGGCCGCGCTCGGCGGCGCGGACCTGTCCTCGATCGCGGGGCCGGCGCTGGCGGCATCCGTCTACGCCCTGCTGTGGCGCACGATGCGGCCGTACAGCGACCCCGCCGCCCGCCCCGGCGCCGCTGATCCGGCGGCCGCATTCTCCCCCGGTGCGCCCGCGCACCCCGAACGTCACAATGAGAGCATCGCCGACCGCGAGCCCGTGAGGAGCACCCGATGA
- a CDS encoding agmatine deiminase family protein, whose amino-acid sequence MTWTMPAEFAPQERIWMAFPRVGNTLGDDADSADEARDTWAAVANAAARFEPVTMVVDPSAVTEARARLSADVEIEIAPLDDFWMRDIGPTFVLDEAGTLGAVDWTFNGWGANAWATWERDDRIGATVAGLAGATHLPSPLVNEGGGIHVDGEGTVLVTETVQLDPRRNPYATKERVEWELQRTIGATKVIWLPRGLTRDYESAGTRGHVDMVAAFAAPGRVLLHWQDDPAHPDYGVVRQIRAVLEEATDAAGRHLEIIELPAPATLRDEDGFVDWNYANHLVVNGGVIACGYGEPEADARAAGILAEAYGREVVTIDARPILQRGGGIHCITQQQPRAGR is encoded by the coding sequence ATGACCTGGACCATGCCCGCAGAATTCGCGCCGCAGGAGCGCATCTGGATGGCCTTCCCGCGCGTGGGCAACACGCTCGGCGACGACGCCGACTCGGCGGATGAGGCCCGCGACACGTGGGCGGCGGTCGCGAACGCGGCCGCGCGCTTCGAGCCCGTGACGATGGTCGTCGACCCCTCGGCCGTGACCGAGGCGCGTGCGCGCCTGTCCGCCGACGTCGAGATCGAGATCGCGCCGCTCGACGACTTCTGGATGCGCGACATCGGCCCGACCTTCGTCCTCGACGAGGCGGGCACGCTGGGCGCCGTGGACTGGACCTTCAACGGGTGGGGCGCGAACGCCTGGGCGACCTGGGAACGCGACGACCGCATCGGCGCGACCGTCGCCGGCCTCGCCGGGGCCACGCACCTGCCGTCCCCGCTCGTGAACGAAGGCGGCGGCATCCACGTCGACGGGGAGGGCACGGTCCTCGTGACCGAGACGGTGCAGCTCGACCCGCGCCGCAACCCGTACGCCACGAAGGAACGCGTGGAGTGGGAGCTGCAGCGCACGATCGGTGCGACGAAGGTCATCTGGCTGCCGCGCGGGCTCACGCGCGACTACGAATCGGCCGGCACCCGCGGGCACGTCGACATGGTGGCCGCGTTCGCCGCGCCGGGCCGCGTGCTGCTGCACTGGCAGGACGATCCCGCCCACCCCGACTACGGCGTCGTGCGGCAGATCCGCGCCGTGCTCGAAGAGGCGACGGATGCCGCCGGCCGGCACCTCGAGATCATCGAGCTGCCCGCCCCCGCGACGCTGCGGGACGAGGACGGATTCGTGGATTGGAACTACGCCAACCATCTGGTGGTGAACGGCGGCGTCATCGCGTGCGGCTACGGTGAACCGGAGGCGGACGCGCGCGCTGCCGGGATCCTCGCCGAGGCCTACGGACGGGAAGTGGTCACGATCGACGCCCGCCCGATCCTGCAGCGGGGCGGCGGCATCCACTGCATCACCCAGCAGCAGCCGCGGGCCGGCCGATGA